The Corynebacterium vitaeruminis DSM 20294 genome window below encodes:
- a CDS encoding VWA domain-containing protein has product MTKPHRLLLALLALVVGVSLGACSSLSGVDGGGSQGAASEELKGTTLRIVAATELKALDSVVAQAAKDLGMTIEMAYPGGTLDNTERLGEGGFDGYYEATWFATNRYAELQGLGERFASTSSVATSPVLLGVRPTTAAELGWDKTQPTWAEIAQAASSGALKFGMTDPGTSNSGFSALASVATSFADTGSALSTQDIARVAPQVREFFSGQTVTSGSSGWLTTAFRSETGKANAILSNEASLIDLKNQGEDIDLIAPSDGVIFADYPLSALSTADQPLAKEKAQALAGWLEQHPQELADAGLRPTTAGDSARNPDFAPGLLLEIPFPASQDVVSALIDSYNNDLRSPGAMAFMLDTSGSMAGDRIASLKATLHSLADGSAQVNGTSVGFRDREDITFVPFSTAVHDQRSLVFDAANAATVGEVGSAIEALDPSGDTAIYEALAAAYDHLGASASNIRSIVLMSDGELTAGRSFDDFRAYYEALPNQVKTIPTFVILYGEANAEEMTALAELTGGKVFDAQRGDLASAFKEIRGYQ; this is encoded by the coding sequence ATGACGAAACCTCACAGGCTATTGCTCGCGCTGCTCGCGCTCGTCGTTGGCGTGAGCCTCGGGGCCTGCTCGAGTTTGTCCGGCGTTGACGGCGGCGGCTCGCAGGGCGCGGCAAGCGAGGAGCTCAAAGGAACCACCCTCCGGATCGTCGCTGCCACAGAACTCAAGGCGCTCGACTCGGTGGTTGCTCAGGCGGCCAAGGACCTCGGGATGACCATCGAGATGGCCTACCCCGGCGGGACGCTGGACAACACCGAGCGACTCGGGGAAGGGGGGTTCGACGGGTATTACGAAGCCACCTGGTTCGCGACCAACCGCTACGCCGAGCTCCAGGGGTTGGGAGAGAGATTTGCGTCCACAAGCTCTGTCGCGACCTCCCCGGTCCTGCTCGGCGTGCGCCCCACCACTGCCGCGGAACTGGGGTGGGACAAGACGCAGCCGACGTGGGCGGAGATCGCCCAGGCGGCGTCGTCGGGCGCGTTGAAGTTCGGGATGACCGATCCGGGCACGTCAAACTCGGGCTTCTCCGCGCTGGCGTCGGTCGCGACCTCCTTCGCCGACACCGGCTCGGCGCTTTCGACGCAGGACATCGCACGGGTGGCGCCGCAGGTCCGCGAGTTCTTCAGCGGCCAGACCGTGACCTCGGGCTCCTCGGGGTGGCTAACCACGGCCTTCCGCAGCGAGACGGGCAAGGCCAACGCGATCCTCTCCAACGAGGCCTCCCTCATCGACCTCAAGAATCAAGGCGAGGACATTGACCTGATAGCGCCGTCCGACGGCGTCATCTTCGCCGACTATCCGCTCTCGGCGCTGTCGACCGCGGATCAGCCGCTCGCGAAGGAGAAGGCGCAGGCGCTCGCCGGCTGGCTCGAGCAACACCCGCAGGAGCTGGCAGACGCGGGCCTCCGCCCGACCACGGCGGGGGACTCGGCTCGGAACCCCGACTTCGCCCCGGGGCTGCTCCTTGAGATCCCGTTCCCCGCGAGCCAGGACGTGGTCTCGGCGCTCATCGACTCCTACAACAACGACCTCCGGTCCCCGGGGGCGATGGCCTTCATGCTCGATACCTCCGGCTCGATGGCAGGGGACAGGATCGCCTCGCTCAAGGCGACGCTCCATTCGCTCGCCGACGGCTCGGCGCAGGTCAACGGCACCTCCGTCGGGTTCCGCGACCGCGAGGACATCACCTTCGTGCCCTTCTCGACGGCGGTCCATGACCAGCGCAGTTTGGTGTTCGACGCCGCCAACGCGGCAACCGTCGGCGAGGTGGGATCTGCGATCGAGGCTCTAGATCCGAGCGGCGACACCGCCATCTACGAGGCGTTGGCCGCGGCGTACGACCACCTTGGGGCGTCGGCAAGCAACATTCGATCGATCGTGCTGATGTCCGACGGCGAGCTCACCGCCGGACGCTCCTTCGACGACTTCCGCGCCTACTACGAGGCGCTTCCCAACCAGGTCAAGACCATTCCGACCTTCGTGATCCTCTACGGGGAGGCCAACGCCGAAGAGATGACGGCGCTGGCCGAGCTGACGGGCGGGAAGGTCTTCGATGCACAACGGGGCGACCTCGCCTCCGCGTTTAAGGAGATCCGTGGGTATCAATAA
- a CDS encoding Trm112 family protein — protein sequence MSIDERLLEIIACPKDKGPLEYHEAEQLLVNPRLGIAYRIDDGIPVLLIDEAQPWPAETSK from the coding sequence ATGAGTATTGATGAGCGATTGCTGGAGATCATTGCCTGCCCGAAGGACAAGGGCCCGCTGGAGTATCACGAGGCCGAGCAGCTCCTCGTCAACCCCCGCCTCGGCATCGCGTATCGCATCGACGACGGCATCCCGGTCTTGCTTATCGACGAGGCCCAGCCGTGGCCTGCGGAAACGTCGAAGTAA